In Parageobacillus sp. KH3-4, the genomic window CCAACTCCAGCGAATACGGAAATACCGCCGTGTTCTTGCGCGATATTATGAATAAGCTCTTGGATTAAAACGGTTTTTCCTACACCAGCACCGCCGAACAGACCGATTTTTCCACCTTTAATGTATGGAGCGAGCAAGTCAACGACTTTAATTCCTGTTTCCAAAATTTCCACTTCTGTTGCAAGCTCTTCAAATTTTGGCGCTGGACGATGGATTGGGTCGCGACGCGCGTCAGCCGGGATCTCCCCTTGCATGTCGATCGGTTCCCCTAATACGTTGAATACGCGACCAAGGGTGATCTCTCCGACCGGAACAGAAATTGGTGCACCTGTGTCAATGACTTCCATTCCGCGAATAAGCCCGTCTGTCGATGCCATCGCAATTGTACGGACCGTATCGTCGCCAAGGTGAAGCGCCACTTCTAATGTTAAGTCAATGTCGACTTCGTTCTCGTTGCGCGCTTTATGTTGAATTTTTAAAGCGTTGTAGATCGCAGGAAGATGCCCGTTCTCAAACTTTACGTCTACAACCGGACCCATAACTTGAATAACGCGTCCTTTTGTCATCGTTTTCCCTCCTAACTTGCTAGTTGAACATCAGTACTTCATTGCCATTTCCGCTCTACCGCTATTGCAACGCGTTTGCTCCCGCCACGATTTCCGTGATTTCTTGGGTAATCGCCGCTTGGCGAGCGCGGTTGTAGGAAAGGGTAAGCGTACGAATAAGTTCATGCGCGTTGTCCGTCGCGTTCTTCATCGCTGTCATCCGCGCCGCGTGCTCGCTCGCTTTCGCATCTAACAGCGCACCGTAAATGAGGCTTTCGGCATATTGCGGCAAAAGCACATCTAAAATTTCTTCTTGGGAAGGCTCAAATTCATATGTTGTCCGTTGTTTGTTATCGACTAAATCCGTTAGCGGCAACAGCTTTCTTTCCGTCACTTCTTGTTGGATCGTATTGATGTAATGATTGTAGTACATATACAACTCGTCAAACGTTCCATCAGTAAACAAGCCGACCGTCTTGTTCGCAATTTCTTTAATATCGGCAAAAGACGGTTGGTCCGGCAGCCCAGCAATATTTAAAACGACCGGGAAATTTCTTTTCTTGAAAAAGCTTAAACCGATACGTCCAATAGCAATAATCGCATATTCATCCGGCGATTGATGGCGTCTTTGAATCGTTTGGTACACGGTGCGAAGAACGTTACTGTTATACGCTCCTGCCAAGCCGCGGTCAGAGGTGATCACTAAATAGCCCGTCTTTTTGACAGGGCGCGTCACCAGCATTGGATGTGTCGCATTACCGGCGCCAAGGGCGATGTTTGCAACAACT contains:
- a CDS encoding F0F1 ATP synthase subunit gamma is translated as MASLRDIKKRINATKKTSQITKAMEMVSVAKLNQAEINAKSFVPYMEKMQEVVANIALGAGNATHPMLVTRPVKKTGYLVITSDRGLAGAYNSNVLRTVYQTIQRRHQSPDEYAIIAIGRIGLSFFKKRNFPVVLNIAGLPDQPSFADIKEIANKTVGLFTDGTFDELYMYYNHYINTIQQEVTERKLLPLTDLVDNKQRTTYEFEPSQEEILDVLLPQYAESLIYGALLDAKASEHAARMTAMKNATDNAHELIRTLTLSYNRARQAAITQEITEIVAGANALQ